TGCGCGTGCCCCTCGCGGTCGAGACCCAGCAGGCCGACCGCGTGCGGCGTTGGAAGCGCGAGCGTGAGCAGTCGCGGGCGCGCGAGGCCCTCGCCCGCGTGCGGGCGGCGGCGCAGGACGGGACGAACCTCATGCCGCCGTTGATCACGGCGGTGGAGGCGGGCTGCACGGTCGGCGAGATCTCCGACGTCTATCGCGAGGTCTTCGGCGAGTATCGCGACCCGGCGTGGCTGTGAGCACGCGTCCGCTGCGCATCCTGCTGGCGAAGCCGGGACTCGACGGCCACGACCGCGGCGTCAAGATCATCGCCCGCGCGCTGCGCGACGCCGGCTTCGAGGTGATCTACACCGGCCTCCACCAGACGCCGGAGATGATCGCCGAGGCGGCGGTGCAGGAGGACGTCGATCTCGTCGGCCTCTCGATCCTCTCGGGCGCCCATCTGACGCTCTTCCCGGCGGTGATCGACGAGCTGCGCGCGCGCGGCGGCGCCGACATCCCGATGTTCGGCGGCGGCATCATCCCCGACGAGGATCGGCCCACGCTGCGCGCCGCGGGCGTGGCCGAGATCTTCACGCCCGGCGCGAGCACCCACGACATCGTCGCCTGGATCCACGCGAACGTCCGGCCGCGCGCACTCTAGGCGTGCGGCGCGGCCGGCATCCGCGGCGTCAGTCGAGGAACGCGCCGCTCGGCGAGCCCGCGCAGGCGATCGGCTGGACGCCGGGATAGTCGGCGACGAGGGTGCCCTCGTCGACGTGGTCGACGACGCCGGCCGGGTTCGTCATCGCCTGGTGGACGTAGTCGCGGACCACGACGCCCCCCGCGGCGAGCGTGGTGAAGAGGCTGTTCGTGCGCAGCATGGTGTGGATGGACGCGGTCCGCGCCGGGAAGAAGAAGTGCAGCCCGGGCAGGCCGCGGTTCGTGCAGTAGTCGGCGCGCACGGCGTTCACGAACGCGGCGGTGCTGGGGAAGAACGTCGTGCTCACCTGCGTCGCGTCGACCTGGTTCGAGAGGTTGAGCACGCGCTGCCAGGGCGTCGCGAGCAGGCGCGGCGCGCTCGCCGCCTGGCCGATCGGGCCGACGGCGCAGTCGCCCGAGAGGCAGTAGGGCGGCTGGAACGGCCGCGTGCCCCAGCCGCCCGGGTTGGTGGTTCCGGTGATGACGCTGCCGAGCGTCTTCACGCTGAGCGCCGTGCCGTTGTCGAGGCCGAGGCCCGAGTCGGGAGCGGCGGTGGTGTTCACCCAGCGGAGGTCGTCGAGCGGGTAGTGGTAGTTGTAGTTGACGCCGAAGCCGCCCGCCGACTCGCCCGAGAAGAACACGTGCAGGCGGTCCGGGTGCCAGCCGGCGGGGTCGCTGCGCTCGAGCTCGGTCCACAGCACGTCGCGCAGGTAGCGCATCGCGGCGCGCACGTTGACGGCGCCGAAGCGGTGCACCGTCAGGCTCGGCGAGAAGACGCTCGAGAGCCCGCCGCCGATGTGCACGTCCTGCGTGCAGTACGGCATGAAGAGCATGGTCCAGTCGTGGAACGGGTTGATCGCCGCATCCGTCGACAGATAGCCGTCGTTCGGCTGCTCGTTGTCGGTCGCCAGCCAGAGGGAGTTCGGGATCCCCGCGCAGTCGCTCTCGCCGAGGCAGACGCCGCCGCCCTCCATGTCGGTGGCGACGTTGGTCGGATCCGCGCCCTCGGGCGCCAGCCGCAGCCAGAAGGCGTAGGGCGCACCCTTGCCGCAGCGCGTCCCCCACACCGCCTCGTCGAGCGTGATCTGGACCCACTCGCCGCGCGCGGGCAGCGGGATGCTCGGACGCGGACCGCAGTCGAGGTCGAGCGGACCGGGGTCCCCGTGGGCCGTGGCGGTGAGACAGCGTGCCTGCGCGCCGGTGCGGGCGAGGTACACGGCGCCGTCGAGGCCGATCGCGTCCGGGAGCGCGGCGGGCGCGCAGCGCTTGGCGATCGCGGCGAGCGCCTTGCCTTCGAGCGTGGCGACCTTGGCGGCGGTCTTGGCGACGTTGCAGGCGCCGCGGCGTGCCTTCCGGATGCAGGCACGTTGCGCATCGTAGGCGGCGAGGAGGAACGTGCTGGCCTGCCTGTAGGCGGTGTCGAGGCAGCGACGCAGCGTCGGGTCGGCGGCGCCGAGCACGGCGCCCTGCGGGCCGCCGAAGGTGCGCGCCGCGAGCGTCGCGGGCTCGCCGAGGCAGGCCTCGCGCGTGCGCGCGACCACGGCCGCGGGGTCGACGAGGGCGCCGTAGCCGGCGCCCCGGGCGCTCGCGGCGTCGGGGCAGCCCTTCAGGATCTTCTTCCCGAGCTTTGCGAGCGCGCGGGCGACGCCGGCGTCGCCGGGGAGGCAGGCGTCGCCCGTGCCGAGGTAGCAGGCACGTGTGCGGGCGGCGACCTTCTTGGTGCAGGCCGTCGCCGCCGCGGCGACGGCGGCCTCGCAGCGTTGGGCCGCCGAGGCGCCGTAGGCATCGGGGACGTGGGCGGGAAGCGCAAGGAGCGCGGCGAGGGCGATGGCGCGACGGCCGGAGAGCATGTGCGGCGGTACCGCGCGCCGCGCGTGACCGTCAAGGGATCCCGTGCGGCGGAGCGGGAGCGGAAGGCGCCGTGCGGGCGGGGTCCTCGGCGGCGGTGACGACCGTGACGCGGTCGAGCCGCAGGTTGTCGCCGGGACCGGTCCCCGTGTGGGTGAGCGACGGGCGCAGGCAGGCCTCACGCCGGCGGGCGTCGAAAGCCGCGGTGCGCACGACCCAGTCCGTGCCGCCCGGCTGATCGCAGCGCAGCTCGCACGCCGGCACCGGTCGCGTGAGGTACCAGCGCAGATCCTCGGGTAGGGGGCCGAGCGCACACAGGCGGCCGTCGGGGCCGACGCGACGCTCGACCGCCCGCGCGAACTCGCGCGGGGTGAGGGCCGTCGCCAGCGGCAACGTCCCGAGGAAGACCGTCCCCACCGTCAACAGGAGCCCGGAGCCGACGAGGCCGGCGCCGCGCGCCGCGGCGGTGCGTCCGCCGATCCCGAGGAGGAGGACCAGGGCGAGCGCGAGCCCGGTCACGGGAATCCGCCACGGGGAGGTGGCGATCACCGAGAACGCAGGGCCGAGCAGCTCGCGGTCGCTGCATACGATCCGCGTCGCCAGCTCGGCGAGCCCGGCCTGCACCGCCGGAAGGCTGAGCGCGAGGGCGGCGAGGCCGACGAAAGCGGCGCTCGCCGCGGCGACGCGCCGGGCGCGGACCGTCGCCGGTCGCGCGCACCAGGCGACGAGCGCAGGCCCGGCGAGGAGCGCGAGCGGCGGGTAGGCCGGCAGGAGATAGACCGAGCGCTTGCCGGCGGCGAGCGAGAAGAAGACGAGGATCACGCCCGCCCACGCGAGGCACAAGCGGTCGATCGCCGTGCGCCGCCGCCAGGCCTTCCGGAGGCCGACGGCCACCGCCGGCGTCCAGGGGAGCAGTCCGCCGGCCAGCAGCGGCGGGTAGTAGAGCGGGCCGTGGCGGTGCGGGACGTCGCCCACGCCGAGGAACCGCTCGATGTTCTCGCCGAGGAGCTGCGTGCGCAGGACGGCGGCGCCGCCGTGCTCGGTCGCGAGCAGGTACCAGCAGGCCGGCGGCAACAGCACGCAGGCCGCGGCCACCGGATCGAGCAGCCGGCGCAGGCGGCCGCGGTCGCGGCTCCACAGCGCGTCGACGCCGACGATCGCGAGCGGCAGGACGATGCCGATCGGCCCCTTGGCCAGCGTCGCCAGGGCCGCCGCCAGCGCTCCGATGCGCAGCCAGCGACGGTCGTCGCGGGTGACGCCGAGCCACAGCCCCAGCGTCGCCAGCGACAGGAAGGCGGTGAGCGTCATGTCGACGCGCGACTGGGTGGCGGCCCGGAACCACTCGAAGCTGGTCGCGAGGGCGAGGGCAGCGAAGACGCCGGCGGCCGTCCCGTACGCGGTGCCGCCGATGCCGGCCGTCGCGCCGACCACCAGGGCACCGAGCACGACGCTCGGCAGACGCACCGCCAGCTCGGCCGGCTGGACGCCCGCACGGAGCGCCGCCGCCGCGAGCCAGTGATAGAGCGGCGGCTTCTTCGAGGTGGCGTCGCCGGCGCGCTCCGGGATGAGGAGCCCCCGTCCCTCCACCATCGCCCGCGCCGCGTTGGCCTCCCGCGGCTCGGCCCGGGTGTAGAACGGGAGGCTGCCGGCCACGAGCAACCCTACGAGGGCGGCGGCGACCGCGGCGGGCAGAGCGAGACGGCGAGACATTCGCCCATCTACCATGCCGGGCCCCCCATGAATCCGAGGTGAACCCGACGCCTGCGCGGGCGGCCGGTGGCCTGGCGTCGTAGCTCCGGAGGGCTATCCTCCGGTACCGATGCGCCTGCTCGTGGTCGAGGACGACCCCGCCATCGCCCGCGCACTGCGCCAGGGGCTGGCCACCCACGGGTACGCGGTCGACGTCACCGACCGCGCCGGCGAGGCTGCGAGCCTGTGCCGGGAGCATCGCTACGACTGCCTCATCCTCGACCTCGGCCTCCCCGACGCCGACGGGGTCCTCCTCCTGCGCGATCTCCGCGAGCGCGGCGACGCCGTCCCCGTCCTGGTGCTCACGGCGCGCGGCGGGCTCGCCGACCGGGTCGCCGGGCTCGACGCGGGCGCCGACGACTACCTCGCGAAGCCGTTCGCGTTCGCCGAGGTGGTGGCCCGGGTGCGGGCGCTGCTGCGCCGCGGGACGACGGTGCTGGCGACGATCCTGCGCGTCGGCGACCTCGAGGTCGACCCGGCCCGCTTCAGCGTGCGGCGGGGGGGCCGTGCGATCTCGCTCACGGCCAAGGAGTTCGCCATTCTCGAGTACCTCGCGCGCCACGCCGGCGAGCTGGTGACGCGCAGCCAGCTCCTCGACGAGTGCTGGGACCGCAACTACGATGGCCTATCGAACCTCGTCGACGTCTACGTGAGCCGCGTGCGGCGCAAGCTCGACGCCGAGGGCCGCTCGCCGCTCGTCCACACCGTGCGCGGCGCCGGCTTCGTGCTGGCGAGCGAGCCGCCGTGCTGACGTGGCGCCTCGTCCCACGCAGCCTGCGGCTGCGGCTCACGCTCGGCTTCGGGGCGCTCGCCTGTGTGATCGTCGTGGCTGCGGCGGTGATGATCGACCTTCAGATGCGGACGGCGATGTGGTGGCGCTCGCGCGCGGCGATCGGCCCGAGGGCTGGCGCAACGGCCTCCTCGACGGGCTCGAGCAGGCGGAGCGTCTCGGGCGTCTGTCCGAGGATATCCTCGCTCTCAGCGCCGTCGAGGCGGGCGCGCTCGATGCCGAGCGGGCGCCGCTGCGGCTCGACGAGCTGGTCGCCGTGATGGACGACGGCCCAGGAATCGACCCGGCCGATCGGGCGCGCGTCTTCGAGCGCTTTGCGCGTGGGCGCGAGGCGGAACGGAGGGCGCCGGGCTCGGCCTCGCGCTGTCGCGCGAGATCGCCGAGCGGCACGGCGGGCGGATCGAGATCGAGAGCGACCGGCGGCGCGGCACGCGCGCGGTGCTGACCTTGCCGCTCGCCGCGCCGGTGGCCGTGGCCCGCGCCGCCGGCTGAGCGCCGGCGAGCCGTCAGGCGGCCGCCGCTGCGCGGCTGTCGGCGCGGACGTGCCACCCCGTGGCGGCGATGAGGAGCGCGCCGCCCGCGAGCGCCAGGGGACCGGGCTGCTCGCCGAGCACGAGCCAGACCCACAGCGGGTTCAGCGCCGGCTCCAGCAGGAGCAGTAACGACACCTCGAACGCCGGCAGATGACGGAGGGCGTGCGCGAGGCAGACGTACGCCAGGCCGACCTGCACGACGCCGAGGTAGAGCAGCACCGCGACGTCACCCGCCGCCGGCACGGCGAGCGGCAGCGCGGCCGGTAGGGTGACGAGCGCCGCGAAGAGGTTGCCGGCGACCAGCACCGCGCCGGGGAGCGCGCCCGCCGCCGCGCGCCGCAGCCCGATCAGCGTGAGCGCCCAGGTGAGCCCGGACGCCGCCGCCAGGAGGTCGCCGCGTCGGGGCGCCGGGGCGCTCGCCGCCGGCAGGCTCGGGTCGGCGACGATGGTGACGAGCCCGAGCAGCATGACGGCGAGGAAGAGGAGGTCGCGACGCCGCAGCGGCTCGCCGAGCAGCCAGGGCGCCAACGCGGCCACCCACAGCGGCGCGGTCGACTGGAGGAAGATCGCGTTGGCCGCCGTCGTCAGCTTGGTCGAGAGGCCGAAGAGCGTGAGCGTGGCGGCGTAGGGGAGCGCGGCGACGACGGTCTCCCGGCGCCAGCCGCGGCGGGCACCGGGTAGCAGGAGCAGCAACGCCGCGGCCGCGAGGAGCGAGCGCAGGCAGACCACCACCGCGCCGTCTAGCGCCGTCGCCTTGATGGCTACGCCGCCGGTCGAGAACAGGACGGCGGCGAGGAGCAGCGCGACGAGCGGCGACATGCGGGTCCCCGCTGTTACCTGCCGGCGCCCGTCGGCTCCAGCGTCGCACGCGACGCTGCACGATGTCCGGCCGCGGCGGCGGAGCGGACGCCGCCCGCGGTCCGGCGGCGGCGCACGTTGTGTCGGGGCCGTCGCACAGGCAGAGGGCCGACATGGAGATCAACGGCATCGCGCACGTCTTCCTCACGGTCAGCGACTTCCCGGCCTGCCAGAAGTTCTACCGCGCGCTGCTGCCGCAGCTCGGCATGCGGCCCGTCATCGACGCGGAGGTGATGCTGTACTGCGTCGGCGGCCGCACCGCGCTCGGCATCCAGCCGGCGGCGGACGAGTTCGCCGCGGCGCGCTTCGACCAGCGCCGGCCGGGGCTCCATCACCTCTGCTTCCGAGCCCGCGAGCGCGCCGACGTCGACGCCGTGTACGCGCTCGTGCGCGATCTCGGTGCCACCATCGTGCATCCGCCCGAGGACGGCGCCTGGGCGCCGGGTTATTACTCGCTGCTCTTCGAGGACCCGGTCGGGACGCGGCTGGAGATCAATCACGTGCCGGGCAAGGGCCTGCTCGCCGACGGCTGACCCTGGCAGGCGGACGGCGGCTGGGCTACAGAGCCGCGAGGGTGGAGCGGCGATCGGTCATCATCGTCGGATCGGGACCGGCGGGCGCGGCAACGGCGCTGCGCCTCGCCCGGCGCGATCCTGCGCTCGCCGCCGACGCCGTCCTGCTCGAGAAGCAGCACCATCCCCGCGACAAGATCTGCGCCGGCGGCGTCATTCCGAAGAGCGATCGCGTGCTCGCCGAGCTGGGGCTCGTGGCCGACGTACCGTCGGTGCGTGTCGACCGTGCCGGCGTGATCGTGCCGTCGGCCCGGGTGGCGGTCGACGAGCCCGGCCTCTGCCGCGTCGTGCGCCGCCGCGAGTTCGACGCACGCCTCGCCTGGGCGGCGCGCGACCGCGGCGTCGCGCTGCACGAGGACACACGGGTGGTCGCGATCGCACGCGACGGCGACGGCATCCGCGTCGACACCAGCCGCCGCACGTACTGGGCGCCGATCGTCGTCGGCGCCGACGGTAGCGGCAGCCTGGTACGGCGTGCGCTCGTCCCGGGGCCGAGTGGTGTCGTGGGCCGCGCCGTCATGTGCGACGTTCCGCTGCGCGACACGTGCTGGGACGGCTTCGCCGCCGGCCGCTACGAGTTCGACTTCGCGCCCTGCACCGCCGGGCTGCGCGGGTACCGCTGGTCGTTTCCCTGCCTCATCGGCGGCGAGCCGCACGTGAACGCGGGAGCCTACGCGCTGCCGCCGATCACGGGCGTGCGGCTGCGGGCGGAGCTCGACGCCGAGCTGGCGCGGATCGGCGCGCGCAGCGACGCGTGGCAGGCGTTCCCGATCCGCACCTGGGCGCCGGGCACCGCCGTCGCCGCCCCGCGTGCGCTCCTCGTCGGCGACGCCGCGGGCTGCGATCCGCTCATGGGCGAGGGCATCTCGTTCGCGCTCGAGTACGGCGTCCTCGCCGCCGACGCGATCGTGCGCGCGCGGGCGGAGGGACGGTTCGACTTCGCCGACTATGCGCGCGCCGTCGCGGGCGGCGCGATGGGACGCAAGCTGCGGCTCCTCGACCGCGCCGCGCGCTGGTTCTACGGGCCGCGGGCGCGCTTCTGGTTCGGCGTCGCGCGCGCGAGCCGGCGGGCGCAGCGCGTCGGGCTCGCCTGGTACAACGGCGTCGACGGCTTCGACGAGCGCGGCGTGCTCGGTCTCGTGGCCGGCCTGCTGCGGCCGCCGCGCGCGGAGGCGGCGTGAGGGCGCCGGCGCGCAAGCGCGGACGGGCCGCCGTGCCGATGGCGGCGCCCCATCTGGAGCGCCTCCTGTGGCGGATCGGCGTGCGCCACGTCGCCGGCGTCGACGAGGTCGGCATGGGACCCCTCGCCGGGCCGGTCGTCGCCGCCGCGGTCGTGCTGCCGCCGGAGTGCGAGATCGTCGGCGTCGCCGACTCGAAGACGGTTCCCGCGCCGGAGCGCGAGCGCCTCGCGGTGGAGATCCGGCGTCGCGCGCTCGCCGTCGGGGTCGCCGTGGTCGAGGTCGCCGACATCGATCGCATCAACATCTATCGTGCCGGGCTCGAGGCCTGCCGGCGCGCCGTCGCCGCGCTCGCGCCGATCGAGCCGGGCTACGTGCTGGTCGACGGGCGCGAGATCCCGTCGCTGGCGATGCCGCAGAGCGCGTATCCGAAGGGCGACGCGTTCGTCACCTCGATCGCGGCGGCGTCGATCGTCGCCAAGGTGCATCGCGACGCGCTCATGCGGGCGCTCGACGCCGACTATCCCGAGTACGGCTTCGCGCGGCACATGGGCTACGCGACGCGCGCGCATCTCGCGGCGCTGCGGCGCCTGGGGCCGTCGCCGGTCCATCGTCGCTCGTTCGCGCCGGTGAGCGCGGCGCTCGGTCTCGAGCCGAACGGGCAGGCCCTGCTGATGCGGTGAGACGCGTGCGTCCCGGGGGCGCCGGCGCTTGCGGCGGAGGGCCGCGCGGTCAAGATGGAAGCGCGATGGAGCTGATGGTGGCCACCCCGGGGCGCGTGCCGTACGCGGCGGCGCTCGCCTGGCAGGAGCGGCTGGTGGCCGAGCGCCTGGCCGGTGGCGACGACGTCCTGCTGCTCCTGGAGCATCCGCCCGTGTACACCCTCGGTCGCGGCGCCGATGCGCGTTTCCTCGGTGCCGCTGCCGCGGCGGACACGCCGGTCGTGCGCGTCGGACGGGGCGGACAGGTGACCTACCACGGTCCGGGGCAGCTGGTCGGCTATCCGATCCTCGCGCTGCGCCGGCACCGGCTCGACGTGCACTGGTACGTACGCACGCTCGAGCAGGTGCTGATCGACGCGCTCGCGGATTTCGGCATCGCGGCGGCGCGCCGCCCCGGGCTCACCGGCGTCTGGGTCGAGGATCGCAAGATCGGCTCGATCGGCGTCGCCTTGCGCCGCTGGGTGACGTGGCACGGCTTCGCGCTGAACGTCGGTCCGGACCTCGGCGGCTTCGTCTCGATCGTGCCCTGCGGCATCACGGGCGTACGGATGACGTCGGTCGCGGCGGAGGGCGGGCCGGCAGAGATCGACGCGGTGCTGCCGCGCGTGCGGGCGCGGTTCGTGGCCGCGTTCGGCTACGCGGGCTGGCAGGAGCTCCCGGCCTCCGCGGAGCAGGCGGTGTCCGCATGAGCGCCGGGCCGGGCGTCGTGCGGCGCCATCCGCCGTGGTTGAAGGTGCGCGTCCCCGGCGGCCCCGGCTACGCCGAGACGCTGGCGACGGTCCGCGAGCTCGGCCTGCATACCGTATGCGAGGAGGCGCGCTGCCCGAACATCGGCGAGTGCTGGGGACATCGCACCGCCACGTTCATGCTGCTCGGCGACACCTGCACGCGGAACTGCTCGTTCTGCGCCGTCGCCCACGGCAAGCCGCTCACCGTCGATCCCCTGGAGCCGGGGCGGGTGGGGGCGGCGGTGGCCCGGCTCGGGCTCGCCCACGTGGTGGTGACCTCGGTCAACCGCGACGATCTGCCCGACGGCGGCGCCGAGCACTTCGCGGCGACGGTCCGCGCCATCCGGGCGCAGGCGCCGCAGACCCGCGTCGAGGTGCTCGTGCCGGACTTCCAGGGCATCACAGGCGCCGTCGAGACCGTGGCCGTGTCGCCGGTCCATGTGCTCAATCACAACCTCGAGACCGTGCCGCGGCTCTACCGCCGGGTTCGTCCGGGCGCGCGCTATGCGCGCTCGCTCGATCTCCTCGCCCGCGCCCGTGGCGTACGCGCCGATCTCCTCACGAAGGCCGGGCTGATGCTCGGGCTCGGCGAGGAGCGCGAGGAATTGACCAGCGTTTTTCGCGATCTGCGCGCGGCGGGCTGCGACGTCCTGACCCTGGGCCAGTATCTGCGGCCGACGGCCGCGCACCACGAGGTGGTGCGCTACGTCCCGCCGGACGAGTTCGACGAGCTGCGCGAGGCGGCGCTGGGCCTGGGCTTCCGGCACGTCGAGGCGGGACCGCTGGTGCGCAGCTCGTACCACGCATGGACGCACGTTCCGTGAAAAATCCGGCAAAAATGCGGAATTTGTAGGTCTCCAACATTGCACGGTCGCGTCTTTTCCCGTACCGTTCACGCCGTTCTGAGGAGGCCTTTCGCATGCTGAAGCTGTACGACTACCCGGACTGCCCGTTCTGCCAGAAGGTACGGGTGGTACTGGCCGAGAAGGATCTCGAGTACGAAAAGGTCTTCGTCGACCTGCGCAAGCAGGAGCAGAAGGCTCCCGAGTTCCTGCGGATGAACCCCTACGGGAAGGTCCCCGTCCTCCAGGACGAGGACGAAGTCATCTACGACTCGACCATCATCAACGAGTATCTCGAGGACGAGTACCCGCTCCCGCGTCTCATGCCGGAGGACTCGCAGGCCCGGGCTCTCGTGCGGATGCTTGAGGACTACTGCGACAACTCGTTCATCCCGCCCACGACCACGCTGCTCGCCCAGCTGCGCAAGCCTGAAGCGGAGCGCGACGCCCCGCGCGTCGAGCAGGCGCGCGAGGAGCTGCGTCGCTGCCTGTATCACCTCCGCGACCGGCTCGAGGGCAGCGAGTTCCTCGCCGGCAGCGAGTTCACGATCGCCGATGCGGCGTTCGCGCCGCGCATGATCGTCCTCGGCCGTCTCGGCTTCGAGTTCGAGCCCGCTCTGGCGCCGGTTCAGGCCTGGCTCGAGCGGGTACGCGTCCGTCCCAGCGTCAAGGCGCTCGGGCTCTGAGCGGCGACGCCCGGCGGCGCCGATGCGCGCCGGGCGACGTCTCCCCCACGCCGCCTTGGGTGGGGTCGTGGTTTCCGGCATGGTAGCAGCCGTGTCGGCGTCCGACGGCGATCTGTGCTACCACCGTCCCCAGGACGTCATGCGGACCGCCGATCGCGCCGCGCCCCCTGAGGGCCGCCGTCCCTGTCCCGCGGAGGTCGGGTGACGCCGGCCTCGGGGCGCCGCTCGAGCCGCCAGCTCGAGGTCGTGCTCGCGGCGGTCGCTGCGTCGGGCAGCGCACATCCCACCGCCGAGGCGATCTTCGCGGACGTTCGCAGGCGCCTGCCGCGGATCAGTCTGGGGACGGTCTACCGTAACCTCCAGCGGCTGGTCGACGAGGGCCGCATCGGCGTCGCGCACGTCGGCGGACGCTCGCTGCGCTACGACGCCACGGCGGCGCCGCACGACCACTTCGTGTGCCGGCGGTGCGGGCGCATCGCCGACGTCGGACCGTCCCTGCCGGAGGCCGGGCTCGCCGCCGCGCAGCGTGCCGGCCATGCGGTGACGGCGCACGCGCTCGTCCTCTACGGCGACTGCCGCACCTGCCGGGACGTGCCGTGAAGCTGCCCGAGATCATCCCGCTCTTCCCGCTTCCCAATGTGGTGCTGTTCCCGGGCATGCCGCTGCCGCTGCATGTCTTCGAGCCGCGCTACCGGGCGATGGTGCGGGATGCGCTGAGGGGCGCGCATCTCGTCGGCATGGTGCTGCTGAAGGGCGACTGGCAGGCGGAGTATCACGCGCGCCCGCAGGTCTTCTCGGTCGGGACGGTGGGCGAGGTGGTCCACGTCGACGAGCTGCCCGACGGCAGGTTCAACATCGTCCTGCGCGGGCTGCGCGAGTTCCACATCCACCGGGAGCTGGCCCGTGCGCCGTACCGCGAGGCCGTCGTCAGCTGGCGCGGCACGACGGGGACGGCGCTGGCCCCGGGGCTGCGCGGGCGCATCCGGGCCCTGGTCGACGGCTATCTCGCGCAGGTGGGCCGCACACCTGCCGACGGCCTGCGCGACGGCGGCGTCGACGACGAGACCTTCGTCAACTTCCTGGCCCAGCACCTCGACATCGAGCCGCTCGAGCGCCAGGCCCTGCTCGAGGCGGCCGATCTCGGGCAGCGCGGCCGCTGCCTCGTCGACGTGCTCGAGTTCCGGCTGCGCGAGCTGCGCAGCCATCCCCAGGGCTCTCCAGGCCGCGGCAACTGAGCCGGCCCGACGCCGCAAGGTCCCGTTTCCGGACCGCTCTTGGTGGCGGCGTCGGGCGACGGATGGTAGGTAGTCGCCCGATGCAGACGCAGCGACCCGAACTCTCTCTCGCCGAGCGGCTGTACGTCCCGGAGGTGCTCCGCGGCGTGGCCGTCACCGCGGGACACTTCGTGCGCAACCTGGCGCTGCACGTGCTGCACGTCGCAGGCATCGCGCGCGAGCAGCGCGCCGCGGTGACGACGCAGTACCCCGAGGAGCGGAAGGT
The genomic region above belongs to bacterium and contains:
- a CDS encoding cobalamin B12-binding domain-containing protein, whose amino-acid sequence is MAVSTRPLRILLAKPGLDGHDRGVKIIARALRDAGFEVIYTGLHQTPEMIAEAAVQEDVDLVGLSILSGAHLTLFPAVIDELRARGGADIPMFGGGIIPDEDRPTLRAAGVAEIFTPGASTHDIVAWIHANVRPRAL
- a CDS encoding glycosyltransferase family 39 protein, which produces MSRRLALPAAVAAALVGLLVAGSLPFYTRAEPREANAARAMVEGRGLLIPERAGDATSKKPPLYHWLAAAALRAGVQPAELAVRLPSVVLGALVVGATAGIGGTAYGTAAGVFAALALATSFEWFRAATQSRVDMTLTAFLSLATLGLWLGVTRDDRRWLRIGALAAALATLAKGPIGIVLPLAIVGVDALWSRDRGRLRRLLDPVAAACVLLPPACWYLLATEHGGAAVLRTQLLGENIERFLGVGDVPHRHGPLYYPPLLAGGLLPWTPAVAVGLRKAWRRRTAIDRLCLAWAGVILVFFSLAAGKRSVYLLPAYPPLALLAGPALVAWCARPATVRARRVAAASAAFVGLAALALSLPAVQAGLAELATRIVCSDRELLGPAFSVIATSPWRIPVTGLALALVLLLGIGGRTAAARGAGLVGSGLLLTVGTVFLGTLPLATALTPREFARAVERRVGPDGRLCALGPLPEDLRWYLTRPVPACELRCDQPGGTDWVVRTAAFDARRREACLRPSLTHTGTGPGDNLRLDRVTVVTAAEDPARTAPSAPAPPHGIP
- a CDS encoding response regulator transcription factor yields the protein MRLLVVEDDPAIARALRQGLATHGYAVDVTDRAGEAASLCREHRYDCLILDLGLPDADGVLLLRDLRERGDAVPVLVLTARGGLADRVAGLDAGADDYLAKPFAFAEVVARVRALLRRGTTVLATILRVGDLEVDPARFSVRRGGRAISLTAKEFAILEYLARHAGELVTRSQLLDECWDRNYDGLSNLVDVYVSRVRRKLDAEGRSPLVHTVRGAGFVLASEPPC
- a CDS encoding DMT family transporter — protein: MSPLVALLLAAVLFSTGGVAIKATALDGAVVVCLRSLLAAAALLLLLPGARRGWRRETVVAALPYAATLTLFGLSTKLTTAANAIFLQSTAPLWVAALAPWLLGEPLRRRDLLFLAVMLLGLVTIVADPSLPAASAPAPRRGDLLAAASGLTWALTLIGLRRAAAGALPGAVLVAGNLFAALVTLPAALPLAVPAAGDVAVLLYLGVVQVGLAYVCLAHALRHLPAFEVSLLLLLEPALNPLWVWLVLGEQPGPLALAGGALLIAATGWHVRADSRAAAAA
- a CDS encoding VOC family protein, producing MEINGIAHVFLTVSDFPACQKFYRALLPQLGMRPVIDAEVMLYCVGGRTALGIQPAADEFAAARFDQRRPGLHHLCFRARERADVDAVYALVRDLGATIVHPPEDGAWAPGYYSLLFEDPVGTRLEINHVPGKGLLADG
- a CDS encoding FAD-dependent monooxygenase, which produces MERRSVIIVGSGPAGAATALRLARRDPALAADAVLLEKQHHPRDKICAGGVIPKSDRVLAELGLVADVPSVRVDRAGVIVPSARVAVDEPGLCRVVRRREFDARLAWAARDRGVALHEDTRVVAIARDGDGIRVDTSRRTYWAPIVVGADGSGSLVRRALVPGPSGVVGRAVMCDVPLRDTCWDGFAAGRYEFDFAPCTAGLRGYRWSFPCLIGGEPHVNAGAYALPPITGVRLRAELDAELARIGARSDAWQAFPIRTWAPGTAVAAPRALLVGDAAGCDPLMGEGISFALEYGVLAADAIVRARAEGRFDFADYARAVAGGAMGRKLRLLDRAARWFYGPRARFWFGVARASRRAQRVGLAWYNGVDGFDERGVLGLVAGLLRPPRAEAA
- a CDS encoding ribonuclease HII produces the protein MAAPHLERLLWRIGVRHVAGVDEVGMGPLAGPVVAAAVVLPPECEIVGVADSKTVPAPERERLAVEIRRRALAVGVAVVEVADIDRINIYRAGLEACRRAVAALAPIEPGYVLVDGREIPSLAMPQSAYPKGDAFVTSIAAASIVAKVHRDALMRALDADYPEYGFARHMGYATRAHLAALRRLGPSPVHRRSFAPVSAALGLEPNGQALLMR
- the lipB gene encoding lipoyl(octanoyl) transferase LipB, giving the protein MELMVATPGRVPYAAALAWQERLVAERLAGGDDVLLLLEHPPVYTLGRGADARFLGAAAAADTPVVRVGRGGQVTYHGPGQLVGYPILALRRHRLDVHWYVRTLEQVLIDALADFGIAAARRPGLTGVWVEDRKIGSIGVALRRWVTWHGFALNVGPDLGGFVSIVPCGITGVRMTSVAAEGGPAEIDAVLPRVRARFVAAFGYAGWQELPASAEQAVSA
- the lipA gene encoding lipoyl synthase, which gives rise to MSAGPGVVRRHPPWLKVRVPGGPGYAETLATVRELGLHTVCEEARCPNIGECWGHRTATFMLLGDTCTRNCSFCAVAHGKPLTVDPLEPGRVGAAVARLGLAHVVVTSVNRDDLPDGGAEHFAATVRAIRAQAPQTRVEVLVPDFQGITGAVETVAVSPVHVLNHNLETVPRLYRRVRPGARYARSLDLLARARGVRADLLTKAGLMLGLGEEREELTSVFRDLRAAGCDVLTLGQYLRPTAAHHEVVRYVPPDEFDELREAALGLGFRHVEAGPLVRSSYHAWTHVP
- a CDS encoding glutathione S-transferase family protein, with translation MLKLYDYPDCPFCQKVRVVLAEKDLEYEKVFVDLRKQEQKAPEFLRMNPYGKVPVLQDEDEVIYDSTIINEYLEDEYPLPRLMPEDSQARALVRMLEDYCDNSFIPPTTTLLAQLRKPEAERDAPRVEQAREELRRCLYHLRDRLEGSEFLAGSEFTIADAAFAPRMIVLGRLGFEFEPALAPVQAWLERVRVRPSVKALGL